The Acidobacteriota bacterium genome contains a region encoding:
- a CDS encoding PAS domain S-box protein, which translates to MPKAEEAPRTEAERSLRHSRLWTLASFGLALLVSAGLYVPLVRNERDEVREHWRDHLMALADDRDQSIQDYLAERSGDARTLADLPRVAEHLEAVRSGLPPDRVDASRIRLETHLSHLRANFGYVAVYCLDAEGRTVASSPGAPTLDPVCVSEVRRTLEGGADRFVDLHRRESGRLTFSHHALVGNPAGGSALGLVVLESDPDRRLFPLLLRQPTPTRTAETLIGAVWHGKLAFLSPLRFGSPTPPSYPVATPEKTLALKAALEGQETFGEFSDYRGEEVLAATRRIDGTPWGLVAKVDRAEAFERLGGWMVRYILFAVLAALSLALLVYGILRRQRLRLLEDLSRQEGLYRALSEQTHDIFILARPDGTIVEANAAAERAYGYGRSELLRMNIVDLRAPSARASLPAARAAALRPEGSLHETLHLSRTGVEFPVEIQAQPVTLGRERLLAGIIRDISERKAQQQRILKLNRLYRTLSEANQALVRAASREDLLKQTCRVLVDYGGFGRACVALQPPVEAGSAVAVAGYPEEPLSGCADQALPDPLPSTPLVLTEGGTHRAFLPLRQYGTLCGVLCVASKEAG; encoded by the coding sequence ATGCCCAAGGCGGAGGAGGCGCCTCGAACGGAAGCCGAACGGAGTCTTCGCCACTCGCGCCTATGGACCTTGGCGTCCTTCGGGCTTGCGCTCCTGGTATCGGCAGGCCTATACGTTCCGCTTGTCCGGAACGAACGGGACGAAGTTCGGGAGCACTGGCGCGATCACCTGATGGCCCTGGCCGACGACCGGGACCAGTCCATTCAAGACTACCTCGCGGAACGGTCCGGGGACGCCCGGACCCTCGCCGACCTCCCCCGCGTGGCCGAGCACCTGGAGGCGGTGCGCTCGGGCCTTCCACCCGACCGGGTGGACGCCTCACGGATCCGGCTCGAAACCCATCTGTCGCACCTCAGGGCGAACTTCGGATACGTGGCCGTGTACTGCCTCGATGCGGAGGGCCGTACGGTGGCCTCCTCACCGGGTGCCCCGACCCTGGACCCCGTGTGCGTTTCCGAGGTCCGGCGCACGCTGGAAGGGGGCGCCGACCGGTTCGTGGACCTCCATCGCCGCGAGTCGGGCCGGCTGACCTTCAGCCACCACGCCCTCGTCGGCAACCCCGCGGGCGGGAGCGCCCTGGGCCTCGTCGTCCTGGAGTCGGATCCCGACCGGCGGCTCTTTCCCCTCCTCCTGCGCCAGCCGACACCCACCCGCACGGCCGAGACCCTCATCGGAGCCGTGTGGCACGGGAAGCTCGCCTTTCTCTCGCCCCTGCGTTTCGGAAGTCCCACGCCCCCCTCCTACCCGGTGGCGACGCCGGAAAAGACACTGGCCCTGAAGGCGGCCCTGGAGGGGCAGGAGACCTTCGGCGAGTTCTCGGATTACCGGGGGGAGGAGGTCCTCGCCGCCACGCGGCGCATCGACGGAACTCCTTGGGGCCTGGTGGCCAAGGTGGACCGCGCCGAGGCCTTCGAACGACTGGGCGGCTGGATGGTCCGGTACATTTTGTTCGCGGTTCTGGCCGCCCTGTCTCTGGCCCTCCTCGTCTACGGCATCCTCCGGCGCCAGCGTCTTCGCCTTCTCGAGGACCTTTCCCGCCAGGAGGGCCTCTACCGCGCCCTGAGCGAACAGACCCATGACATCTTCATTTTGGCCCGGCCCGACGGGACCATCGTGGAGGCCAACGCCGCCGCGGAGAGGGCCTACGGCTATGGCCGATCTGAACTGCTCCGGATGAACATTGTGGACCTGCGTGCCCCCTCCGCGCGGGCCTCCCTCCCCGCCGCTCGCGCCGCCGCCTTGCGTCCGGAGGGCAGCCTTCACGAAACCCTCCACCTTTCCCGGACTGGAGTCGAATTCCCGGTGGAGATTCAGGCCCAGCCGGTTACCCTCGGTCGTGAGCGGCTCCTGGCGGGAATCATCCGCGACATCTCGGAGCGCAAGGCCCAGCAGCAGCGCATCCTCAAGTTGAACCGCCTCTACCGGACCCTTTCCGAGGCCAACCAGGCCCTCGTGCGAGCCGCCTCCCGGGAGGACCTGTTGAAGCAGACGTGCCGGGTCCTCGTGGACTACGGCGGCTTCGGGAGGGCCTGCGTAGCCCTCCAGCCGCCCGTTGAAGCCGGCAGCGCCGTCGCGGTCGCGGGCTATCCCGAGGAACCCCTTTCCGGATGCGCCGATCAAGCGTTGCCCGACCCCCTCCCCTCAACTCCCCTTGTTCTCACCGAGGGCGGCACCCACCGCGCCTTCCTTCCCCTGCGGCAATACGGGACCCTTTGCGGGGTGCTCTGCGTGGCCTCGAAGGAGGCCGGC
- a CDS encoding CBS domain-containing protein, whose translation MDKVDRLLGEKGREVFTVKPDTTVFDAVRMMTDRHIGGVVVASEGVPVGMFTERDVLTKIVLACRDPKTCRVEEVMTRDVVYVTPETTIGEAMAIMTTRRHRHLPVMNGKSLMGLVSIGDCTRWVSRNQDFTIKHLINYIADKYPT comes from the coding sequence ATGGACAAGGTTGATCGTCTGCTCGGCGAAAAGGGGCGCGAGGTCTTCACGGTAAAGCCTGACACCACGGTGTTCGATGCTGTGCGCATGATGACGGACCGGCACATCGGAGGCGTCGTGGTGGCCTCGGAGGGGGTCCCGGTGGGCATGTTCACCGAGCGGGACGTCCTGACCAAGATCGTTCTCGCGTGCCGGGACCCCAAAACCTGCCGCGTGGAGGAGGTCATGACGCGCGATGTGGTGTACGTGACGCCCGAGACCACCATCGGGGAGGCCATGGCCATCATGACCACCCGCCGCCACCGCCATCTCCCCGTCATGAACGGGAAGAGCCTCATGGGCCTCGTGTCCATCGGGGACTGCACGCGATGGGTCTCCCGGAACCAGGACTTCACCATCAAGCACCTCATCAATTACATCGCCGACAAATACCCCACCTGA
- a CDS encoding Xaa-Pro peptidase family protein has protein sequence MGHELSTPDIIAQKLDQAADALRESGADLWLTFVQETSAGAERIFYYISPGHLTWESLIAITPAGERFLICGRFDQQVFEASRLFTEVITFVQDFREPFEGLMARLKPRRVAVNFSTNDTAADGIPHGRFLYLEELLKSFAPGAQVVSAESIIGALISQKSPIEQAHLQAAVNHTVDLFRDIDGFLRPGRTEKEIYDFVQGRMAAKGVSPSFQTLVFAGDRGAGMGHGTATDNAVREGDLVHVDMGVFVGGYASDMQRTWYVRKPGETAAPEPVQKGFDTIVRAIDAAAAILRPGIPGTEADAAARAVVVGAGYPEYPHALGHQLGRHAHDGGCLLGPRWPRYKNTILLPVRENQVFTLEPSLNVPGFGAVGIEEDVLVTPGGPRFFAEPQRELWYV, from the coding sequence ATGGGGCATGAACTCAGCACGCCGGACATCATCGCCCAGAAACTGGACCAGGCCGCCGACGCCCTCCGCGAGTCGGGCGCCGACCTGTGGCTCACGTTCGTCCAGGAAACGAGCGCCGGCGCCGAGCGGATTTTCTACTACATCTCCCCGGGACACCTCACGTGGGAGAGCCTCATCGCCATCACGCCCGCCGGGGAGCGCTTTCTCATCTGCGGCCGCTTCGACCAGCAGGTCTTCGAGGCCTCCAGGCTCTTCACCGAAGTCATCACCTTCGTCCAGGACTTCCGCGAGCCCTTTGAAGGGCTCATGGCCCGGCTGAAGCCCCGGCGCGTGGCCGTGAACTTCTCCACGAACGACACGGCGGCGGACGGCATCCCCCACGGCCGATTCCTCTACCTCGAGGAGCTTTTGAAGTCCTTCGCCCCGGGCGCCCAGGTTGTCTCCGCCGAGTCCATCATCGGCGCCCTCATCTCCCAGAAATCCCCCATCGAGCAGGCCCACCTCCAGGCGGCCGTGAACCACACGGTGGACCTCTTCCGGGACATCGACGGGTTCCTTCGGCCGGGCCGGACCGAAAAGGAAATCTACGATTTCGTCCAGGGCCGCATGGCCGCCAAGGGAGTCTCCCCGAGCTTCCAGACCCTGGTCTTCGCGGGGGACCGCGGGGCGGGCATGGGCCACGGGACCGCCACGGACAACGCCGTCCGCGAGGGAGACCTGGTCCACGTGGATATGGGCGTCTTCGTGGGCGGTTACGCCTCGGACATGCAGAGGACGTGGTACGTCCGCAAGCCCGGGGAAACGGCGGCGCCCGAACCCGTTCAGAAAGGCTTCGACACCATCGTCCGGGCCATCGACGCCGCCGCGGCCATCCTCCGGCCGGGGATCCCGGGGACCGAGGCCGACGCCGCCGCCCGAGCGGTGGTCGTGGGGGCCGGCTACCCCGAATACCCCCACGCCCTGGGACACCAGCTCGGACGCCACGCCCACGACGGCGGGTGCCTGCTGGGGCCCCGCTGGCCCCGGTACAAGAACACCATCCTTCTACCCGTCCGGGAGAACCAGGTCTTCACCCTCGAGCCCTCCCTGAACGTCCCGGGCTTCGGCGCGGTGGGCATCGAGGAGGACGTCCTCGTCACCCCAGGTGGCCCCCGTTTCTTCGCCGAACCCCAGCGGGAATTGTGGTACGTGTAG
- a CDS encoding PKD domain-containing protein: MTRSRGKGYKTFVIFLAAMSLAWSAWAQTGTAYAWGKDDYGQIGTGVPVQRSLPVQVADSDPFVQLGAGIYWGMGLKADGTVWTWGTNGNGTLGQGFYGGASGTPQAVPGLAEVVSIGAGPLHALAVKADGSLWTWGSRDAYKLGRTCSPLTCYASPGAVSGLPPMTQAAGGHNHSLALSADGTVWAWGSNEYGQLGTGTTGTAQTPVQVPGLTSIVFIAAGGYHSLAIRSDGTLWAWGGNFSNQLGDGTTTTRLSPVQVPGLADVAFVAAGSSHNLAVLENGTLYVWGSGNHGKLGLGDTSGQASPALSPLSNVVSASAGEEHSVVLKADGSVWVFGKNDVGQLGDGTTTDRYSPTECGIQTLTTAASAGRDHTLLLASNGQAWAVGQDQNGQLGSGREPVKWSPVQVAGLGSVVSLAGGGGWSMALREDGTVWAWGENSNGALGNGTRTPSDVPVQIPGLSGVIRIAAARGGGGFALKSDGTVWSWGSRYYGLLGRDGDYLTVGQVENLSDIVFIGAAWWHAFAVKSDGTLWMWGRGYYGALGNGTTDNASYPFQLAGIPPVAMAAGGMDFTAAVLQDGGVYAWGQGDSGQLGDGTSTDHFTPQPANISNVASIAGGYNHVLAIHDDGTVSGWGANDRGQLGDGTTQNRYSPVPVPGLVGATGLAATIQSSLVLQGDGTLWTFGDNTNGELAQPFSVSTGTAPVQVAASVLTIGSGANHGLAVVTCALDLSTSVPSSGVMGQPVAFGSTLNLVGDCTGTPAYLWAFGDGAESTEADPSHTYASAGTYAWTLTVTLGSLTASAGGNFSVAAPPLYADAQADTLTGNVPLTVHFTGSGTGGIAPYTYLWDFGDGGTSTEANPTHLYTTKGDYTVTFTVRDTTNQTATETLAIAATALAPQITSIVKKTGPFRLLVSGSNLQQGVRVFINGIEWTPVTWKSASKIVLKGSTLKTAVPKGTPTVFRFLNPDGGEVFTTWQY; encoded by the coding sequence ATGACTCGAAGCAGGGGAAAAGGCTACAAAACGTTTGTCATCTTTCTTGCCGCCATGTCCCTGGCCTGGTCGGCCTGGGCCCAGACGGGAACGGCCTATGCCTGGGGCAAGGACGACTACGGCCAGATCGGGACGGGTGTCCCCGTCCAGAGGTCCCTTCCCGTCCAGGTGGCGGATTCGGACCCCTTCGTCCAGCTTGGCGCCGGCATATACTGGGGTATGGGCCTCAAGGCCGACGGCACCGTGTGGACCTGGGGAACCAACGGGAACGGCACCCTCGGGCAAGGCTTCTACGGCGGGGCGTCGGGCACGCCGCAGGCGGTCCCCGGACTGGCCGAGGTCGTATCCATCGGCGCGGGGCCCCTGCACGCCCTGGCCGTGAAGGCCGACGGCTCGCTCTGGACGTGGGGGAGCCGTGACGCGTACAAGCTCGGCCGGACCTGCTCGCCCCTCACCTGCTATGCGAGTCCGGGCGCCGTGAGCGGTCTTCCCCCGATGACCCAGGCAGCCGGCGGCCACAACCACTCCCTGGCCCTTTCCGCCGATGGGACGGTGTGGGCCTGGGGGAGCAACGAGTACGGCCAGCTGGGCACGGGGACAACGGGCACGGCTCAGACGCCCGTTCAAGTACCGGGGCTCACGTCCATCGTTTTCATCGCCGCAGGCGGGTACCACTCCCTGGCCATTCGGTCCGACGGGACCCTGTGGGCCTGGGGCGGCAACTTCTCCAATCAACTGGGGGACGGAACCACCACGACGCGCCTGTCCCCTGTCCAGGTCCCCGGGCTCGCGGACGTGGCCTTCGTGGCCGCCGGATCGAGCCACAACCTGGCGGTCCTGGAGAACGGGACCCTATACGTCTGGGGGAGCGGAAACCATGGAAAGCTTGGGCTGGGGGACACCTCCGGGCAGGCTTCACCCGCTCTCTCCCCCCTCTCGAACGTGGTCTCGGCGAGCGCGGGGGAGGAGCATTCCGTGGTCCTGAAGGCCGACGGATCGGTCTGGGTCTTCGGCAAGAACGACGTGGGCCAATTGGGGGACGGGACAACGACAGATCGGTACTCTCCCACGGAATGCGGCATTCAGACCCTCACCACGGCCGCCTCGGCAGGTCGCGACCATACCCTTCTTCTCGCCTCGAACGGTCAGGCCTGGGCCGTGGGACAGGACCAGAACGGGCAATTGGGATCGGGACGCGAACCGGTCAAGTGGAGCCCGGTCCAGGTCGCCGGACTCGGAAGCGTCGTCTCCCTGGCCGGTGGGGGCGGCTGGTCCATGGCCCTTCGAGAGGACGGCACCGTCTGGGCCTGGGGAGAGAATTCCAATGGCGCCTTGGGCAACGGCACCCGGACCCCGAGCGACGTCCCCGTCCAGATACCGGGCCTGAGCGGCGTGATCCGGATCGCCGCGGCGCGGGGCGGAGGAGGCTTCGCCCTCAAGTCCGACGGCACGGTGTGGTCTTGGGGAAGCCGGTATTACGGCCTTCTGGGCCGGGACGGCGATTACCTCACCGTGGGCCAGGTGGAGAACCTCTCCGATATCGTCTTCATCGGAGCGGCCTGGTGGCACGCCTTCGCCGTGAAGAGCGACGGGACCCTGTGGATGTGGGGCCGGGGGTACTACGGCGCCCTGGGGAACGGAACCACGGATAACGCATCCTATCCCTTCCAATTGGCGGGAATCCCTCCCGTAGCCATGGCGGCGGGAGGCATGGACTTCACGGCGGCCGTACTCCAGGACGGGGGGGTTTACGCCTGGGGGCAAGGAGACTCCGGTCAACTGGGCGACGGCACCAGCACGGACCACTTCACGCCGCAACCCGCCAACATCTCCAACGTGGCCTCCATCGCCGGCGGCTACAACCACGTGCTCGCCATTCACGACGACGGGACCGTCTCGGGCTGGGGAGCCAACGACCGGGGACAGCTCGGCGACGGGACGACGCAGAACCGATATTCCCCCGTCCCCGTTCCCGGGCTCGTCGGAGCCACTGGCCTGGCGGCCACCATCCAGAGCAGCTTGGTCCTCCAGGGCGACGGCACCCTCTGGACCTTCGGAGACAACACGAACGGGGAGCTGGCCCAGCCCTTCAGCGTCTCCACCGGGACCGCCCCCGTGCAGGTCGCGGCCTCCGTCTTGACCATCGGATCAGGCGCCAACCACGGCCTGGCCGTTGTGACCTGCGCCCTGGACCTCTCCACCTCCGTTCCCTCTTCGGGCGTCATGGGCCAGCCCGTGGCCTTTGGCTCCACGCTCAACCTCGTGGGCGACTGCACGGGGACTCCGGCCTACCTGTGGGCCTTCGGGGACGGCGCCGAATCCACGGAAGCGGACCCCTCTCACACCTACGCCTCCGCGGGGACCTACGCGTGGACCTTGACCGTCACCCTCGGGAGCCTAACGGCCTCCGCCGGAGGCAACTTCAGCGTGGCCGCGCCTCCCCTCTACGCCGATGCCCAGGCCGACACGCTCACAGGTAACGTTCCTCTCACGGTCCACTTCACCGGCTCCGGCACGGGGGGAATCGCTCCGTACACCTACCTCTGGGATTTCGGTGACGGAGGCACCAGCACCGAAGCGAACCCCACCCATCTCTACACCACCAAAGGGGACTACACCGTCACCTTCACGGTGCGCGACACCACCAACCAGACCGCAACCGAGACCCTCGCCATCGCGGCCACGGCCCTCGCGCCCCAGATCACCTCCATCGTGAAGAAGACGGGACCCTTCCGGCTCCTCGTCAGCGGCTCCAACCTTCAGCAGGGCGTCCGCGTTTTCATCAACGGCATCGAATGGACCCCCGTCACATGGAAGAGCGCCTCGAAGATCGTCCTCAAGGGCTCCACGCTGAAGACCGCCGTTCCCAAGGGGACGCCCACCGTCTTCCGATTCCTCAACCCCGACGGCGGAGAAGTTTTCACGACGTGGCAGTACTGA
- a CDS encoding zf-HC2 domain-containing protein has translation MNREDLRRALEPFGLEGGPCPSPDAVLALAAGTAPEPDAESLRAHLSSCPACLEIWLEGRSLSASISRSPTRVPTNRNGLGRRDWALAAALAVAVLGAGVSAWLWREARALNLRLAESARIQSVAPAPRAARLVELLPDSFAVRGAAEDLPSLRSSEPTALLLTTLEPLPEGAVARLSGPSGREIWRGTLPSSGGAPWLLQMPSGLLPPGPASVEILDPATGAVLYRFPFTVF, from the coding sequence GTGAACCGCGAAGATCTGCGCCGCGCCCTGGAGCCCTTTGGCCTGGAAGGGGGACCGTGCCCCTCCCCGGATGCGGTCCTCGCCCTCGCCGCGGGAACGGCTCCGGAACCGGACGCGGAATCCCTCCGCGCTCATCTTTCCTCCTGTCCGGCGTGTCTGGAAATCTGGCTGGAAGGGCGGTCCCTCTCCGCCTCCATCTCGCGCTCACCGACGCGGGTCCCAACAAATCGCAACGGGCTGGGGCGCCGGGATTGGGCCCTCGCGGCCGCCCTCGCCGTCGCGGTTCTCGGGGCGGGCGTTTCGGCATGGTTGTGGAGGGAAGCCCGAGCCTTGAACCTCCGTCTGGCCGAATCGGCCCGGATCCAGAGCGTCGCACCGGCACCAAGGGCGGCACGGCTCGTGGAGCTTCTCCCCGATTCCTTCGCGGTCAGGGGGGCGGCCGAGGACCTTCCCTCCCTGCGTTCCAGCGAGCCCACGGCCCTGCTGCTCACCACTCTTGAACCCCTGCCGGAAGGCGCCGTGGCCCGCCTTTCGGGCCCCTCGGGACGGGAAATCTGGAGGGGGACCCTCCCTTCCTCGGGCGGCGCCCCATGGCTTCTCCAGATGCCCTCCGGGCTCCTCCCTCCCGGCCCCGCCTCGGTGGAGATCCTCGATCCCGCCACCGGCGCGGTCCTCTATCGCTTCCCCTTCACCGTGTTCTGA
- a CDS encoding sigma-70 family RNA polymerase sigma factor yields the protein MLETGPGASDTSLPDDPAFSEVYARHQSWAVGYFVRKGFPREQAFEFTQDVFLCVYLNRKHLEPEERRVPWLVTVVKNKAISEHRRRAFQGRHLSMVEPPAEAPDELAPNPEGRAASFEEIAALHARIREMPEMMRRCLLLRYVHDLGPQEAADLLGLSVNTVKTHLRRGLEFLRAGLEPANQGGP from the coding sequence ATGCTGGAAACGGGCCCGGGGGCCTCGGACACTTCGTTGCCCGACGACCCGGCCTTTTCGGAGGTCTACGCGAGGCACCAATCGTGGGCCGTGGGGTATTTCGTGCGCAAGGGTTTCCCGAGAGAGCAGGCCTTCGAATTCACCCAGGATGTCTTCTTGTGCGTGTATCTCAATCGGAAGCACCTGGAGCCGGAGGAGCGCCGGGTGCCCTGGCTGGTGACGGTCGTGAAGAACAAGGCCATCTCCGAACATCGCCGGCGCGCCTTTCAGGGAAGGCACCTCTCCATGGTGGAACCGCCCGCGGAGGCGCCCGATGAACTGGCTCCGAACCCCGAGGGCCGGGCCGCCTCTTTCGAAGAGATTGCGGCGCTTCACGCCCGCATCCGAGAGATGCCCGAGATGATGCGCCGCTGCCTCCTCCTCCGGTACGTCCATGACCTGGGGCCCCAGGAGGCTGCGGACCTCCTCGGCCTTTCGGTGAACACCGTGAAGACCCATTTGCGGCGCGGGCTTGAGTTCCTCCGGGCGGGACTCGAACCCGCCAACCAGGGGGGACCGTGA